The genomic DNA AgggcctcgagctgctggacgccggcctcgtcgacctcgacctttGCAatccagccgccgccgtgagAGTCGTCCTCGGGGACCTTGTTGATGGTGCcgggcttctcctcgaggccgaggttgacCTGGGTGACCTTGCAGCTGATGGGAGCgttgatgtcggcggcgcTCTTGACGGACTCGACGGCGCCAATGGCGTCACCCTGGGCGACCTGGGCGCCCTCCTCGGGCAACTCGACGTAGACGACGTCGCCCAGCTGCTCAGCGGCATACTCCGAaatgccgacgacgcccgtcttcttgtcggcgTTGAGGTCAACCCACTCGTGGTCCTTTGTGTACTTGCGTATTAAGCCTGCAAAGGGTGGTTCGGAAGAGATCCGAGGGTCAGTCTTGGTGGTTCGGGATGGTAGCCGAGGGAGACACGGGGATAGAGCTCACTGATGGGGGTCGTTGAGAAGGCGCGCTGCGCGGGACGGGGGAAAGTTGCGCGGGGGGCGGCCTTCGTGATCTGAGAGAGGGCGGAGGGCCGGACTGCCCTCATGCTGCGAGCAATTGAAGCCATTGTGTTGCGTTCGTGAGGACGTTGAGAAATGCGGTTTGGTTGGAGGTGGTGGGATGGGTGATAATGAGGTCAGACTTTAGAGAGCTCTGGGGAATTTAGgccttggggggggggaccgATAGGTTATCGGTTCGGACCCACCTGCCGAAGCCGGTCACTTTGAATTCAAAGAGCTGTTGAGCCAACCGTTAGTCATGCGCTGGCTGTAACGGGTTACCATCGGGCCGGGCTTGATAGCGATAAGGGACCGCACGTGAGATATGAGAtaggagaagaagccgaggacCGCCAAAGATGCCGGAATGAGGGAGCCCCGCGGTCAGGACTCAAGACTCTGCGTCCCGGGCATGATGAGCCCAATGGCTGGGACGGAGTGGCCAGGAACAGGTCGTGAGGCCATCCGGGAATGGCCCGTCGGGGTGGCCATTGCCGCTTAAACGCATGAACAGCCCATTTCGTGCGAACGAAATTGCATGAGGatttctctcttttttttctttttttcttctttttttttgtctttttttgtttgtcTAGAAGTTCCTCTCTTGTCGTGGCGTCACCCACTTCATTTTGAACGTTTTGCCCAGTGCTACATTTGTCAATTGTTCCAAGCTTCGTTGTCGAAAATGCGGTTTGACGCCTGCTTGCTGGGTCCCGTGCGTGCATCGTCTCATGCCGCGTGCTGAGGTCTTTCTCTGGCTGGGCGCATTGGTTGTGTTGTTGACATTGGAGggtttccccccttctcttttcttGTTGACATTGGGTGCTGCGACAACGAGCTGCAGCTGCAAGAGCAAAAGCGATAGCCAATGTCATCCATCGGACGCAACAACAAAAATAACAATATCAACATCAAATGGCCAACATCGGCTAGGCTGCTTGATTGTTTCTGTCTACACCCGCCGGATGTGTCGCCTTTTTGCATGACGAAACGAGCCT from Colletotrichum higginsianum IMI 349063 chromosome 3, whole genome shotgun sequence includes the following:
- a CDS encoding Glycine cleavage system H protein, which translates into the protein MASIARSMRAVRPSALSQITKAAPRATFPRPAQRAFSTTPISLIRKYTKDHEWVDLNADKKTGVVGISEYAAEQLGDVVYVELPEEGAQVAQGDAIGAVESVKSAADINAPISCKVTQVNLGLEEKPGTINKVPEDDSHGGGWIAKVEVDEAGVQQLEALMSEEEYKAFTASEDH